The Streptomyces sp. NBC_01268 genome window below encodes:
- a CDS encoding ATP-grasp domain-containing protein → MRILVLHRVPYPKIAYHRGIDHDLHDVTYFGRRAALDTLPEDLRCERVERPGTRAPYDEAREWLDADPRGFDRVISMSEYELLDAARLRADLGIEGASVEQVELARDKVLMKRAVDAAGLRVPRFLPVEEFLAAGGASPWTGKTVLKPHRGASSVDVVVFDSAAEAHAALAGRRSGVPSIDEDGRGLPEHEVEEFVEGPILHFDGLVERGTVLTVGASEYVGTCLQYAQGTPMGSFQFALTDALRDWVSAALAAVRIEDGSFHLEAILDGTDPVFLEVGNRVGGADVVDTFELATGVHLPSFELRVLIGESVAGTLPEAPAERSWYGWFVHPGHHLGAGVFERFDGAESFRSAPQTVTWHELPAGAALPDHITYGAHETALAGIVGTNSPEETRSWLTRLFASLILRSSAAPRVPDPVA, encoded by the coding sequence ATGAGGATCCTGGTCCTGCACCGCGTGCCGTACCCGAAGATCGCCTACCACCGGGGCATCGACCACGACCTGCACGACGTCACCTACTTCGGGCGCCGCGCGGCGCTCGACACCCTGCCGGAGGACCTGCGCTGCGAGCGGGTCGAGCGGCCCGGCACGCGCGCGCCGTACGACGAGGCGCGGGAGTGGCTCGACGCCGACCCGCGCGGCTTCGACCGGGTGATCTCGATGTCGGAGTACGAGCTGCTCGACGCCGCCCGGCTGCGCGCCGACCTCGGGATCGAGGGCGCCTCGGTCGAGCAGGTCGAACTCGCCCGCGACAAGGTCCTGATGAAGCGGGCGGTCGACGCGGCCGGGCTGCGGGTGCCGCGCTTCCTGCCCGTCGAGGAGTTCCTCGCCGCCGGCGGGGCGTCGCCGTGGACGGGGAAGACGGTGCTCAAGCCGCACCGCGGCGCCTCCAGCGTCGACGTGGTCGTCTTCGACAGCGCGGCCGAGGCCCACGCGGCCCTCGCCGGGCGGCGCAGCGGCGTCCCGTCGATCGACGAGGACGGCCGCGGCCTGCCGGAGCACGAGGTCGAGGAGTTCGTCGAGGGCCCGATCCTGCACTTCGACGGCCTGGTCGAGCGCGGCACGGTGCTGACCGTGGGGGCCAGCGAGTACGTGGGCACCTGCCTCCAGTACGCGCAGGGCACCCCGATGGGCTCCTTCCAGTTCGCGCTCACGGACGCGCTGCGCGACTGGGTCTCCGCCGCGCTCGCCGCCGTACGCATCGAGGACGGCAGCTTCCACCTGGAGGCCATCCTCGACGGGACCGACCCGGTCTTCCTGGAGGTCGGCAACCGGGTCGGCGGCGCCGACGTCGTCGACACCTTCGAGCTGGCCACCGGCGTCCACCTGCCCTCCTTCGAACTGCGCGTCCTGATCGGGGAGTCCGTCGCGGGCACGCTGCCCGAGGCGCCCGCCGAGCGCTCCTGGTACGGCTGGTTCGTGCACCCCGGGCACCACCTCGGCGCGGGCGTCTTCGAGCGCTTCGACGGGGCCGAGTCCTTCCGGTCCGCCCCGCAGACCGTCACCTGGCACGAGCTGCCGGCCGGGGCCGCGCTGCCCGACCACATCACGTACGGCGCGCACGAGACCGCGCTCGCCGGGATCGTCGGCACGAACTCCCCCGAGGAGACCAGGAGCTGGCTGACGCGCCTGTTCGCGTCGCTGATCCTGCGGAGCTCCGCGGCACCGCGCGTGCCCGACCCGGTCGCGTAG
- a CDS encoding HAD family phosphatase, giving the protein MGQPLGHLRLCAVNIDGVMLEDTFSPVIHHFLVSRGVSYTADIERSIFSQRRAVAGRLMAEAIGGSMTGEQALEAYFEERARFVAEHPVRMSDGAVELLGRLRAAGLATVCYGGLAKDHFDTFLGEHAGLFDEPGYVCTDGFRPGLREIATDYFGLAFDQVLVIDDVARVGEEAGRLGMPFIGHPSSFEHSFQRRLMGEAGVRHVVDSLHAVDGELLRTLDAEAAAAASSRH; this is encoded by the coding sequence ATGGGTCAGCCGCTCGGTCATCTGCGTCTCTGCGCCGTCAACATCGACGGGGTCATGCTGGAGGACACCTTCAGCCCGGTCATCCACCACTTCCTCGTCAGCCGGGGCGTCTCGTACACCGCCGACATCGAGCGCAGCATCTTCTCCCAGCGCCGTGCCGTCGCCGGCCGGCTGATGGCGGAGGCGATCGGCGGGTCGATGACGGGGGAGCAGGCGCTGGAGGCGTACTTCGAGGAGCGGGCGCGGTTCGTCGCCGAGCATCCGGTGCGGATGAGCGACGGGGCCGTCGAGCTGCTCGGGCGGCTGCGGGCGGCCGGGCTCGCGACCGTCTGTTACGGGGGGCTCGCCAAGGACCACTTCGACACCTTCCTCGGCGAGCACGCGGGGCTCTTCGACGAGCCCGGCTACGTCTGCACCGACGGGTTCCGGCCCGGGCTGCGCGAGATCGCCACGGACTACTTCGGGCTCGCCTTCGACCAGGTGCTCGTCATCGACGACGTGGCCCGGGTGGGGGAGGAGGCCGGGCGGCTCGGGATGCCGTTCATCGGGCACCCGAGCTCCTTCGAGCACAGCTTCCAGCGCCGGTTGATGGGCGAGGCCGGGGTGCGGCACGTGGTGGACTCGCTGCACGCGGTCGACGGGGAGCTGCTGAGGACCCTCGACGCGGAGGCGGCGGCCGCCGCCTCGTCGAGACATTGA
- a CDS encoding biotin carboxylase → MSRTTGRFLIIDYNLSRVDDVRHMSAYARERHGTDVTLIRADPSAVDAEICDEVIDLDPLSPDFVEEAERLLGPRRAEFRAGVVFSDNAVQSGAVLLERLGLRIDSAELAGGAFCKHEYRLSEAAHHKLLAAQRLLVPDFVTVDSREGLADFARSHPDGFVVKPTKEGNNRGVVVVRPGDSLDAAFAEVGPYLEGGVICEELLPYRREYSFDGLGQVSFVTEKVSATGRYPVEVAQILPARLNHAERSAVERAGRQVNWLVGQVDGPFHNEIRLSDDASGTAVVEPNRRPAGMKIWSLARWVYGIDFYHRWVDAAFGLTAGSALPEPLCSAATVMLGVRTDRSFAPADVSPGATPFEDAVAATAAAHGLLPHELAVKEFAWLSPARRDLHATARDNADFAAQGCVVLTAPGADMSEVVSTLRATWSDVLDASTGRGTRSEALRAAPAAAPAAPLDPTTMMEAAR, encoded by the coding sequence GTGAGCCGAACGACCGGCCGGTTCCTGATCATCGACTACAACCTGTCCCGCGTGGACGACGTGCGCCACATGAGCGCGTACGCCCGCGAGCGGCACGGCACCGACGTCACCCTGATCCGGGCCGACCCGAGCGCCGTCGACGCCGAGATCTGCGACGAGGTGATCGACCTCGACCCGCTGAGCCCCGACTTCGTCGAGGAGGCGGAGCGGCTCCTCGGGCCCCGGCGGGCGGAGTTCCGGGCCGGCGTCGTCTTCTCCGACAACGCGGTCCAGAGCGGAGCGGTCCTCCTGGAGCGCCTCGGCCTGCGGATCGACTCGGCGGAGCTCGCCGGCGGCGCGTTCTGCAAGCACGAGTACCGGCTGAGCGAGGCGGCCCACCACAAGCTGCTCGCCGCCCAGCGGCTGCTCGTGCCCGACTTCGTCACGGTCGACTCCCGGGAGGGCCTCGCGGACTTCGCCCGCAGCCACCCCGACGGCTTCGTGGTGAAGCCGACCAAGGAGGGCAACAACCGGGGTGTGGTCGTGGTCCGGCCCGGCGACTCCCTGGACGCCGCGTTCGCCGAGGTGGGCCCGTACCTGGAGGGCGGGGTCATCTGTGAGGAGCTGCTGCCCTACCGGCGGGAGTACTCCTTCGACGGACTCGGCCAGGTCTCCTTCGTCACCGAGAAGGTCAGCGCGACCGGACGGTACCCCGTCGAGGTCGCGCAGATCCTGCCCGCCCGGCTGAACCACGCCGAGCGGTCCGCCGTCGAGCGGGCCGGCCGCCAGGTCAACTGGCTGGTCGGGCAGGTCGACGGGCCCTTCCACAACGAGATCCGGCTCAGCGACGACGCCAGCGGCACGGCGGTCGTCGAGCCCAACCGGCGCCCGGCGGGCATGAAGATCTGGTCGCTCGCGCGCTGGGTCTACGGCATCGACTTCTACCACCGCTGGGTCGACGCGGCCTTCGGGCTCACGGCGGGATCCGCCCTGCCCGAGCCGCTGTGCTCGGCGGCCACGGTGATGCTGGGCGTGCGGACCGACCGGTCCTTCGCCCCGGCGGACGTCAGCCCCGGCGCGACCCCCTTCGAGGACGCGGTCGCGGCGACCGCGGCCGCCCACGGCCTGCTCCCGCACGAGCTCGCCGTGAAGGAGTTCGCGTGGCTGTCCCCGGCCCGGCGCGACCTGCACGCCACCGCCCGGGACAACGCGGACTTCGCCGCCCAGGGCTGCGTGGTCCTGACCGCCCCCGGCGCCGACATGAGCGAGGTCGTGAGCACCCTGCGCGCCACCTGGTCCGACGTGCTCGACGCGAGCACCGGCCGGGGAACCAGGTCCGAGGCGCTCCGGGCGGCGCCGGCCGCCGCTCCCGCGGCACCCCTCGACCCGACCACCATGATGGAGGCAGCCCGATGA
- a CDS encoding TetR/AcrR family transcriptional regulator, with protein MAIQGRAVRTRGALVRAAAAEFDEAGYEGARLSHISELAACSMGALTFHFPAKAALADAVEEEGLAITKALVDRLCEGRAPGLEAVIGLTVGLVGLLEDDLVVRSSVRLARERPGGVGRWVEVWLPAVRDQLGQAYEGGPSARVEEVRQTVADMVVYLLAGAESQVRAGSGGSSSVTRTVAERLERIWRLALAGVLFDEF; from the coding sequence ATGGCGATCCAGGGGAGAGCCGTGCGGACGCGCGGCGCGCTTGTCCGGGCAGCGGCTGCGGAGTTCGACGAGGCCGGCTACGAAGGCGCCAGACTGTCGCACATCAGCGAGTTGGCGGCCTGCTCGATGGGGGCCCTGACCTTTCACTTTCCCGCCAAGGCGGCCTTGGCCGACGCCGTCGAGGAAGAGGGCCTGGCCATCACGAAGGCCCTGGTGGACCGCTTGTGCGAGGGGCGGGCGCCCGGCCTTGAGGCGGTCATCGGGCTGACCGTGGGGCTCGTGGGGCTGCTGGAGGATGACCTGGTCGTCCGGTCCTCCGTGCGGCTCGCGCGGGAGCGCCCCGGGGGAGTGGGTCGGTGGGTGGAGGTCTGGCTGCCGGCCGTGCGCGACCAGCTCGGCCAGGCGTACGAGGGGGGCCCCTCGGCCCGTGTCGAGGAGGTCCGGCAGACCGTGGCGGACATGGTGGTGTATCTGCTCGCCGGTGCGGAGTCGCAGGTCAGAGCGGGTTCAGGGGGGTCGAGCAGCGTCACGCGCACGGTCGCGGAGCGGCTGGAGCGCATCTGGCGGCTGGCCCTCGCCGGGGTCCTGTTCGACGAGTTCTGA
- a CDS encoding ScbA/BarX family gamma-butyrolactone biosynthesis protein, producing the protein MSVTIASESPSDLHDLLATSIPREYVHKTVQSEVLLTGWFPVGPDRFRVTARWPVDHAFYGPVNGHHDPLLIAESVRQTVPLLSHVAYDVPFGHRQTWSTFRYEIDPAALVATGGPAEVEMDISCSDVVRRGGRLVSVRMHVEMRVDGAELGWVETAFSNMSPTVYPRLRGPYADIAEAVRRSVPLAPPMAPGQVARSRFADVVLSPTNAPLRTELRVDHSHPFLFDHPVDHAPGMLLLEAARQATHAAAGNRAVIASAMDVVFTQYVEFDARCWIQADVADADGAGGRVRVDAEQNGVSAFSALVTATPLRPSRRAGKIPGPRSCRGR; encoded by the coding sequence ATGTCCGTCACCATCGCCAGCGAGAGCCCAAGCGACCTGCACGATCTGCTCGCCACCTCCATACCTCGGGAGTACGTCCACAAGACCGTGCAGTCGGAAGTGCTGCTGACCGGGTGGTTCCCCGTCGGGCCCGACCGGTTCCGCGTCACCGCGCGGTGGCCCGTCGACCACGCCTTCTACGGGCCGGTCAACGGACACCACGACCCGCTGCTCATCGCCGAATCCGTGCGCCAGACCGTGCCGTTGCTCAGCCACGTCGCCTACGACGTGCCCTTCGGGCACCGCCAGACCTGGAGCACCTTCCGGTACGAGATCGACCCCGCCGCCCTGGTCGCCACCGGCGGTCCGGCCGAGGTCGAGATGGACATCAGCTGCTCCGACGTCGTCCGCCGGGGAGGGCGGCTCGTCTCCGTGCGCATGCACGTCGAGATGCGCGTCGACGGGGCGGAGCTGGGGTGGGTGGAGACCGCGTTCTCCAACATGTCGCCGACCGTCTACCCGCGGCTGCGCGGGCCGTACGCCGACATCGCCGAGGCGGTGCGACGGTCCGTCCCGCTGGCCCCGCCGATGGCGCCCGGCCAGGTCGCCCGGTCCCGCTTCGCCGACGTGGTGCTCTCGCCCACCAACGCCCCGCTCCGCACCGAGCTGCGCGTGGACCACTCGCACCCCTTCCTCTTCGACCACCCGGTCGACCACGCCCCGGGGATGCTGCTCCTCGAAGCCGCCCGGCAGGCCACGCACGCCGCCGCCGGGAACCGGGCGGTGATCGCCTCCGCCATGGACGTGGTCTTCACCCAGTACGTCGAGTTCGACGCCCGGTGCTGGATCCAGGCCGACGTGGCGGACGCGGACGGTGCCGGGGGGCGCGTGCGGGTCGACGCCGAACAGAACGGCGTCTCCGCCTTCAGCGCGCTCGTCACCGCCACCCCGCTCCGGCCGTCCCGCCGGGCCGGCAAGATCCCCGGCCCGCGCAGCTGCCGGGGCCGGTGA
- a CDS encoding SDR family NAD(P)-dependent oxidoreductase, giving the protein MSGMNLLDGKVAMVTGASSGIGAAAARLFAAEGAAVVLVARRKERLDALVDEIRAAGGRAVAAAADVTDSAAVERAVATAVDTFGGLHAAFNNAGYATAGAPLHEIDDATYERTVDVNLRGVWNCMRHQVPVMLAAGSGGSIVNTSSVAGLKATGASAAYVAAKHAVIGVTKAAALDYARQGIRVNALVVGCTRTEMMDDVLDAHPSLEETFLSHSMQHRMSAPDEVAQAAAWLCSDRSSFVTGTAMAVDGGSTAL; this is encoded by the coding sequence ATGAGCGGGATGAACTTGCTGGACGGCAAGGTGGCCATGGTCACGGGCGCGTCGAGCGGCATCGGGGCGGCGGCCGCCCGGCTGTTCGCCGCCGAGGGGGCGGCCGTGGTGCTGGTGGCCCGGCGCAAGGAGCGTCTGGACGCGCTGGTCGACGAGATCCGCGCGGCCGGCGGGCGGGCCGTCGCGGCGGCCGCGGACGTGACGGACTCCGCGGCGGTCGAGCGGGCCGTCGCGACCGCCGTGGACACCTTCGGCGGACTCCACGCGGCCTTCAACAACGCGGGTTACGCCACGGCGGGGGCGCCCCTGCACGAGATCGACGACGCGACGTACGAGCGGACCGTCGACGTCAACCTGCGCGGGGTGTGGAACTGCATGCGCCACCAGGTGCCGGTGATGCTCGCGGCCGGCTCCGGCGGCTCGATCGTCAACACGTCGAGCGTCGCCGGGCTGAAGGCCACCGGGGCCTCGGCCGCGTACGTCGCGGCGAAGCACGCGGTGATCGGGGTGACCAAGGCGGCGGCCCTGGACTACGCCCGGCAGGGGATCCGGGTCAACGCGCTCGTGGTGGGGTGCACCAGGACCGAGATGATGGACGACGTCCTCGACGCGCATCCGTCGCTGGAGGAGACCTTCCTGTCGCACTCCATGCAGCACCGCATGTCCGCGCCGGACGAGGTCGCCCAGGCGGCGGCCTGGCTGTGCAGTGACCGGTCCTCCTTCGTCACCGGGACCGCCATGGCCGTCGACGGCGGGTCCACCGCCCTGTAG
- a CDS encoding 2-dehydropantoate 2-reductase, giving the protein MKVAVVGAGGIGGYFGGRLAAAGHDVRFVARGRHLEALRRDGLTVEGPEGDASGGFSVPASALRATDDPSEIGPVDHVLLGVKTWQLPSALPLLKPLVEDGTAVLTTQNGVEAPAEVAEVVGRDAVLLGSAKIITYLAGPGRIRHVGGLGSLTFGEWDNRPSDRVETLRRALDEAGVTAVVPQDIWAELWAKFLFVAPFGGLGSVTDAPIGALRSRPGTRRLLADAMTEIQRVARASGTVLPDDIVTTTLDFVDRQPAEGTSSLQRDIAAGLPSELEAWTGAVVRLGGSHGVATPVNSFLYQVLGLREARAAEQRAAERRTGGSAA; this is encoded by the coding sequence GTGAAAGTAGCGGTGGTTGGGGCCGGCGGCATCGGCGGCTACTTCGGTGGCCGTCTCGCCGCGGCCGGACACGACGTCCGGTTCGTCGCGCGGGGGCGGCACCTGGAGGCCCTCCGGCGCGACGGGCTGACCGTTGAGGGACCCGAGGGCGACGCGTCCGGCGGCTTCTCCGTCCCGGCCTCGGCGCTGCGCGCCACGGACGACCCGTCCGAGATCGGCCCGGTCGACCACGTCCTGCTCGGCGTGAAGACCTGGCAACTGCCGTCCGCCCTGCCCCTGCTGAAGCCGCTGGTCGAGGACGGCACGGCGGTCCTCACCACGCAGAACGGGGTCGAGGCGCCGGCCGAGGTCGCCGAGGTCGTCGGCCGGGACGCGGTGCTCCTGGGCAGCGCGAAGATCATCACGTACCTCGCCGGGCCCGGCCGGATCCGCCACGTCGGCGGCCTCGGCTCGCTGACCTTCGGCGAGTGGGACAACCGCCCCTCGGACCGGGTCGAGACCCTCCGCCGGGCGCTCGACGAGGCCGGGGTCACCGCCGTGGTGCCCCAGGACATCTGGGCCGAACTCTGGGCCAAGTTCCTCTTCGTGGCGCCCTTCGGCGGCCTCGGCTCGGTGACCGACGCGCCGATCGGCGCGCTCCGCTCCCGGCCCGGCACCCGACGCCTGCTCGCGGACGCCATGACCGAGATCCAGCGGGTCGCGCGGGCGTCCGGCACCGTCCTGCCGGACGACATCGTCACCACCACCCTCGACTTCGTCGACCGGCAGCCGGCCGAGGGCACCTCCTCGCTCCAGCGCGACATCGCCGCGGGCCTGCCCTCCGAACTGGAGGCGTGGACCGGCGCGGTGGTCCGCCTCGGCGGCAGCCACGGCGTCGCCACCCCGGTCAACAGCTTCCTCTACCAGGTGCTCGGCCTGCGCGAGGCGCGCGCCGCCGAACAGCGCGCCGCCGAGCGCCGTACCGGGGGGAGCGCGGCATGA
- a CDS encoding 2Fe-2S iron-sulfur cluster-binding protein, protein MPDGVEIALPQGSPLTDIEYETSEPLIPFGCRSGACGACVVEVIDGLDALGESDPEETDFLEDLGWADGNHRLACQCRLLDSATVRVVEN, encoded by the coding sequence ATGCCGGACGGCGTGGAGATAGCCCTGCCGCAGGGCTCGCCACTGACGGACATCGAGTACGAGACGTCCGAGCCCCTGATCCCCTTCGGCTGCCGCTCCGGCGCCTGCGGGGCCTGCGTCGTCGAGGTCATCGACGGCCTCGACGCCCTCGGGGAGAGCGACCCCGAGGAGACCGACTTCCTGGAGGACCTGGGCTGGGCGGACGGCAACCACCGTCTGGCCTGCCAGTGCCGCCTCCTGGATTCCGCGACCGTCCGCGTCGTGGAGAACTGA
- a CDS encoding LLM class flavin-dependent oxidoreductase yields MAELRFHWGSSLDSGQKKSTQKYRSDLLDLDGAIEFAQDADSLGVESLLMAQSYTLPDPLPIIGALARETERVKYILAYRPGLLSPTLFTQIVNTVSWISDRRIALNIVAGTSPVEQGYYGDFLAHDERYAREGEFLDVLHRLWGDGKPVTFTGDHYEVVDAQLGLGHKGGGRPEIYISGNSAVAQQTAIRYGDCWFRYGDTPEEIAKAAAPLVAAGTDVGLRLQVLARETREEALTELAEIMSETDENHRAYVKAFVEAGDSEAVKNSMRLAEEAGHGWMSPVLYSGAVAYRGGPALCLVGSYEEVAAYLMEYKAAGVGQFIFSGWPARDEMRIFFRNVLPVVRAYEKEHDGSLAGAR; encoded by the coding sequence ATGGCCGAACTCAGGTTCCACTGGGGCTCTTCGCTGGACAGTGGCCAGAAGAAGTCGACGCAGAAGTACCGGTCCGACCTGCTCGACCTGGACGGCGCGATCGAGTTCGCGCAGGACGCGGACTCCCTCGGCGTCGAGTCGCTGCTCATGGCGCAGAGCTACACCCTGCCGGACCCGCTGCCGATCATCGGCGCGCTGGCCCGGGAGACCGAGCGGGTCAAGTACATCCTGGCGTACCGGCCCGGACTGCTCTCGCCGACGCTCTTCACCCAGATCGTCAACACCGTGTCGTGGATCTCCGACCGCCGGATCGCGCTCAACATCGTCGCCGGCACCTCCCCGGTCGAGCAGGGCTACTACGGCGACTTCCTCGCCCACGACGAGCGCTACGCCCGGGAGGGCGAGTTCCTCGACGTCCTGCACCGGCTGTGGGGCGACGGGAAGCCGGTCACCTTCACCGGCGACCACTACGAGGTCGTCGACGCGCAGCTCGGCCTCGGCCACAAGGGCGGCGGCCGCCCCGAGATCTACATCAGCGGCAACTCGGCCGTCGCCCAGCAGACCGCGATCCGCTACGGCGACTGCTGGTTCCGCTACGGGGACACCCCCGAGGAGATCGCCAAGGCGGCCGCCCCGCTGGTCGCGGCGGGCACCGACGTGGGCCTTCGCCTCCAGGTGCTCGCCCGCGAGACCCGCGAGGAGGCGCTCACCGAGCTCGCCGAGATCATGAGCGAGACCGACGAGAACCACCGCGCGTACGTGAAGGCCTTCGTCGAGGCCGGCGACTCCGAGGCGGTCAAGAACTCGATGCGCCTGGCCGAGGAGGCCGGACACGGCTGGATGTCCCCGGTCCTCTACTCCGGAGCCGTCGCCTACCGGGGCGGCCCGGCGCTGTGCCTGGTCGGCAGCTACGAGGAGGTCGCCGCCTACCTGATGGAGTACAAGGCGGCGGGCGTCGGCCAGTTCATCTTCTCCGGCTGGCCGGCCCGCGACGAGATGCGCATCTTCTTCCGGAACGTGCTGCCCGTCGTCCGCGCCTACGAGAAGGAGCACGACGGCTCCCTTGCGGGCGCCCGATGA
- a CDS encoding ATP-grasp domain-containing protein yields the protein MHKQHTGGGILLLSHVGFSFVEDLAEALGARGLKTFVLSSRPERAHPGRLDDLRRLADHVTATAGHVLTHRDVESCLEDLRRQGESVLACVTVWEGYRHLMAFANETLGVSDLGEKQVLGLRDKLTLRNRLFDAGLTRVRAAELTPASLAAHQAGEGRHFVKPVSGIASYGAFPLTDRTTWADIERITAESRDDTVYASAFGDDGLTFLVEDYLPGREFSFEVVVTDGTAHVVALHEKCEVTETAGTVLENACTSPPVSVTAAERAEGIAWVRRLLAELDLGWGCFHVEARHDAARPDGARWDLIEVNPRVGGSLISHSTRELTGGASLLDLWIDSLLPDPDGGFRARLAALSYTADGETPTQNATFFRVFFAEKGRIASVRVSEELPLAPVVTHLLLKAGDTVDATAREVFLGQLLWRYPRGEAGRRFPELTRASAHAIDIQYESQERGGPR from the coding sequence GTGCACAAGCAGCACACGGGCGGGGGGATCCTCCTTCTCAGCCATGTCGGGTTCTCCTTCGTGGAGGACCTCGCCGAGGCCCTCGGCGCAAGGGGCCTGAAGACCTTCGTCCTCAGTTCGCGGCCCGAGCGGGCCCACCCCGGCCGCCTCGACGACCTGCGGCGGCTCGCCGACCACGTGACCGCCACCGCCGGACACGTCCTGACCCACCGGGACGTGGAGTCGTGCCTCGAAGACCTCCGCCGGCAGGGCGAGTCCGTCCTCGCCTGCGTCACGGTCTGGGAGGGCTACCGCCATCTGATGGCCTTCGCCAACGAGACGCTCGGGGTGAGCGACCTCGGCGAGAAGCAGGTCCTCGGACTGCGCGACAAACTGACCCTGCGCAACCGGCTGTTCGACGCGGGCCTCACCCGTGTCCGGGCCGCCGAGCTCACCCCCGCCTCGCTCGCCGCCCACCAGGCAGGCGAGGGGCGCCACTTCGTCAAGCCGGTCAGCGGCATCGCCTCGTACGGGGCCTTCCCGCTCACCGACCGCACCACCTGGGCGGACATCGAGCGGATCACCGCCGAGTCGCGCGACGACACCGTCTACGCCTCGGCCTTCGGCGACGACGGCCTGACCTTCCTCGTCGAGGACTACCTGCCCGGGCGGGAGTTCAGCTTCGAGGTGGTCGTGACCGACGGCACGGCCCACGTGGTCGCCCTGCACGAGAAGTGCGAGGTGACCGAGACGGCCGGCACCGTCCTGGAGAACGCCTGCACCAGCCCGCCGGTGAGCGTCACCGCCGCCGAGCGCGCCGAGGGCATCGCCTGGGTGCGCCGGCTGCTCGCGGAGCTCGACCTGGGCTGGGGCTGCTTCCACGTCGAGGCCCGGCACGACGCCGCCCGTCCCGACGGGGCCCGCTGGGACCTCATCGAGGTCAACCCGCGGGTCGGCGGCAGCCTGATCTCCCACAGCACCCGGGAGCTCACCGGCGGCGCGAGCCTCCTGGACCTGTGGATCGACTCGCTCCTGCCCGATCCCGACGGCGGGTTCCGGGCGCGGCTCGCCGCGCTCTCCTACACCGCCGACGGCGAGACGCCGACACAGAACGCCACCTTCTTCCGGGTCTTCTTCGCGGAGAAGGGGCGTATCGCCTCGGTCCGGGTCAGCGAGGAGCTGCCGCTCGCACCCGTGGTCACGCACCTCCTGCTCAAGGCGGGCGACACGGTCGACGCCACCGCCCGCGAGGTCTTCCTCGGCCAGCTGCTGTGGCGGTACCCGCGCGGCGAGGCCGGACGGCGCTTCCCCGAACTGACGCGCGCGTCCGCGCACGCCATCGACATCCAGTACGAGAGCCAGGAAAGAGGGGGTCCGCGGTGA
- a CDS encoding NAD(P)/FAD-dependent oxidoreductase, which produces MTTRTEATETTVDVAIVGAGPAGLYGAYYAGFRGLSVAVIDALDEPGGQVSAMYPEKLLYDVAGHPGIKGRHLIDNLLEQAAPFGTTHLLGRTAVSLTPSGPGWTLGADDGTRVHAGAVVIAAGLGRFVPRKLPCSIPYEGRGVAYHVPRLADHAGRDVVVVGGGDSAVDWALALAPIARSVTLVHRRDTFRAHDYSVRQLHASPVRVVTDAQVVACHGTDRLERVEVRAGDRTLELPAEALVAALGFSSGLGPVADWGLELEHRRIRVDQSMRTNLPQVYAVGDGCTYPGRVPLISVGFGEAGTAVNHAAVALRPGQRLAPEHSSDTLPASVPAAPAAETAPAVPAAGAAPVAEAVPVAVPA; this is translated from the coding sequence ATGACGACCCGCACCGAAGCCACCGAGACCACGGTGGACGTCGCGATCGTCGGAGCCGGGCCCGCCGGGCTCTACGGCGCCTACTACGCCGGGTTCCGCGGTCTGTCGGTCGCCGTGATCGACGCGCTCGACGAGCCGGGCGGCCAGGTCTCGGCGATGTACCCCGAGAAGCTGCTCTACGACGTCGCCGGGCACCCCGGCATCAAGGGCCGGCACCTCATCGACAACCTCCTCGAACAGGCCGCGCCCTTCGGCACCACCCACCTCCTCGGCCGCACGGCCGTCAGCCTCACGCCGAGCGGGCCCGGCTGGACGCTCGGCGCCGACGACGGCACCCGGGTGCACGCGGGCGCCGTCGTGATCGCCGCCGGGCTCGGCCGCTTCGTCCCGCGCAAGCTGCCCTGCTCCATCCCGTACGAGGGCCGGGGCGTCGCGTACCACGTGCCGCGGCTCGCGGACCACGCCGGGCGCGACGTGGTGGTCGTCGGCGGCGGCGACAGCGCGGTGGACTGGGCGCTCGCCCTGGCGCCGATCGCCCGGAGCGTGACCCTGGTGCACCGCAGGGACACCTTCCGCGCCCACGACTACAGCGTCCGGCAGCTGCACGCCTCCCCGGTACGGGTCGTCACCGACGCCCAGGTCGTCGCCTGCCACGGCACGGACCGGCTCGAACGGGTCGAGGTCCGCGCGGGCGACCGGACCCTGGAGCTGCCGGCCGAGGCGCTGGTGGCGGCGCTCGGCTTCTCGTCCGGGCTCGGCCCGGTCGCCGACTGGGGCCTGGAGCTCGAACACCGGCGCATCCGCGTCGACCAGTCCATGCGGACCAACCTGCCGCAGGTGTACGCGGTCGGCGACGGCTGCACCTATCCCGGCCGGGTTCCGCTGATCTCCGTCGGCTTCGGCGAGGCCGGCACCGCGGTCAACCACGCCGCGGTGGCCCTGCGCCCGGGACAGCGGCTCGCGCCGGAGCACTCGTCCGACACGCTCCCCGCGAGCGTGCCGGCCGCACCCGCCGCCGAGACCGCGCCCGCCGTACCCGCCGCCGGGGCCGCGCCCGTCGCGGAGGCCGTCCCGGTCGCCGTGCCCGCCTGA